AAAATCAGCAATATCGTAAGAGACGTCGTCAATACTTATCAGTTTACCAGCCTGCAGGAGTTCAATGCGATCCTGGAACAATATAATGTGTATGCAGACGGCGGCGCGCCCAATTCAAAACTCGATCTTACGGAAGGCTTGGTTTTCTGGGAAATGAACCGGTTCCGTGAAAAACTTGGGAAGGGCATTAAAGCCAGTATAATATACGGCAAGCCTACAAAGGAAAAACTCACGGAACTCTATGAGATAAAAAAATCCAGAAGATCAAAGTTCAAAGCTCGTCTCGTCAGGGTGGTCGATGATGCTATAGCTGCCGCCCGAAACCAGGAACAGTTTGCCGAATTGCTTGCTACAGCAAAAGTGCAAGTCAAGTTCCACTTAACTGAAAAAGGAGATCCATTCGGCATCACCTTTATTGATAATCTTACTAGGTGTGTATTCAAAGGAAGTGATTTAAAAAAAGGGTACAGCGCAAAGAAAATTCTCGAAAAGATCACCTCCACCGTTAATGAGCAACAGCAGTATAATTTCCTTTTACTGCAAAAAGTTCTGGGCAGTACAGACTTTGCCAATAAACCTGAAACCATACTTCGGTCCTGGCGCCGCCAGGGACTTAAGCTGGTGAAGATTCAGCAAAAAAGTTCTACCAAATATCTGGCAGGTTATTACAGCCTCCCACCGGAAAGTTTCACCGCTCTACCGGAAACTGTTCAAAAATGGTTGCGCTCCCACGAGCCCAACATGATTGATAATTCTACATCAGGAAAGACGAAATCAGTATTTAACAATGCCGATTTCATGCTGGAAGTCCCCGCCTCCTTCCTCTCCCTTTTGGAACAACATACAGCCAGCTATGGATTCCTACTGGATCCAGTATATGCTCATTCTTCCATGCCAAGGGAACTCTTACAGGAAGCTAGAAAAAAGAAGAAAAAGAAACGCAGATAACGCATCTGTCACTCATCACCACCTAAACCCACTATGTATGAACACAGGAGAAAACGAACAAGGACTTCGGACGGTTACTGACCTGATCCGTAAGGGCAGCATCATTATGTTGGCTATTCATTGCTATTTTTTTTGTTATCAGGCCTTCTTTGAATGGGGACTTACCGCAAAGATTTCGGATAAAGTACTGGATGGTTTTTCCCCTTACCAGGTATTCAATAATATCCATTTATCCAAACTATTTGTGCTGATATTACTATTCCTTTCAGCGCTCGGCAGCAAAGGAAAAAAGGATGAAAAAATTAATAAAGGAGCTGTCATCTCTTTGCTCATTTGTGGATGCGTATTGTTTTTCGGATCGACAATTTTCATCTATTTATCGATGCCCTCCAAGGTTACCGCGGTTTGGTACATGATTTTCACTACAACTGGATTTTTCCTGTGTCTTAGCGGCGGAGCCCGTCTTAGCCGGCTGGTTAAGATCAAACTCAGAAAAGATATATTCAATCTGGAAAACGAATCATTTCCACAAGATGAAGTATTACGATTCAATGAATATTCAATAAACATACCTGCCGTCTACCGTTGGAAAGGTAAGATGCGTTCATCATTTATTAATATCATCAATCCTTTCCGGGCATGCCTCATTACGGGTGTGCCCGGATCCCGATGATAGAAAAAAAGAAAGAAATAAGGAAAAAGTTACTTCGTCGTCCGGCATATCATCACGCAGAGTATTGAAAAGGGGTATACGATGTTCTGTTACGATTTTAAGTTACCGGACCTATCTATCATCGTATATAATGCATTACTTAAAAACAAACACAAATATGCAAAGGAGCCTTCCTTCTATGTCATAAATTTTGATGATCTCTCACACAGCCATCGCTGCAACCCGCTAGATCCTCGGATGATGTCCGACATTACCGATGCCGCTGAATCCAGCCGAAGTATCCTGATAGGTCTCAATAAGCAGTGGGCCAGTAAGGTTGGGGATTTTTTTGTGGAGTCTCCAATAAACTTCCTAACAGCTGTTATCTGGTTTCTTCGTGAATATGAAGGCGGAAAGTATTGCACCCTCCCACATGTAATAGAACTTTTATCGGTTGATTACCGGGATTTGTTCCCGATTTTAGGCACGGTAGAAACCCTCTCGACCTATCTCTCACCGTTCCTAACGGCATACCTTAACCGAGCTATGGAACAGTTAGAGGGACAGATTGCTTCTGCTAAGATTGGCCTTGCCCGGTTATCTTCTCCTCAGCTTTATTATGTGCTCAGTGGTGACGACTTCACCCTTGATCTCAACAATCCAGATGACCCGAAAATTATCTGCTGCGGAAATAATCCGCTGAAGATTCAGACATATGGGGCTGTACTTTCCCTTTATGCCAACAGGATGTTGAAGCTAGTAAACCGAAAGGGACAACTGAAGTCATCCCTTATCTTCGACGAATACCCTACTGTCTATCTACCCCTTGATACCTGCGTGGCAACTGCGAGGAGCAATCTCGTATCGGTTACGATAGCAGTTCAATCGGTCGAACAACTTCGAAAGGATTATGGCAAAGAGCAGGCGGAAGTAATCACATCCATTTGCGGCAATATTATCTCCGGGCAAAGCACCGGCGATACTGCGAAGCTCGTTTCGGAAAGAATTGGCAAGATCGTTCAGGAACGGGAAAGCGTTTCGATTAACAGAACGGACACTTCCTTCTCGCGTAACACTCAACTTGATTTTGCAGTACCCTCATCGAGGATATCGATGCTCACAAGCGGAGAGGTAGCCGGATTGGTGGCAGATAATCCGGACGAAGTCATTGAACATAAAGCTTTCCACTGCAGCATTCAGAACGACCATGCTGCCATAAAACTGGAAACAGATAATTATAAACCTTTGCCGAAAATCCGCGATGTAAGCCCCTTAGAAGTACATAATAACTACATCAGAATTAAGAACGACATCGTCGATATTGTTACTTCTACTATCGATCGCATAAAAGGTGACCCCAACCTTGCGCACCTGCTTATTGTCGACGAAGAAGATAACAAATGATTAGAACTGCATAGTACATTGATTATTAATAGATTTCATTACAATAACACTAACGGTAATCAGCAGAGGGGAAAAATTCAACGGTGCGTTATATTTTTTCGTAATTTAATAGTACCCTCTGCTGATTCATGCCCTAACAGTACGTTACCTATCGAAAAAACCTTACTTATGATAGAACACATGGTAAACATGAATGAGATGCTACGGGCTCAGCTCCAATACACTCAATCTGATACTTCCTCTCACAACACCTCCACTGATGGTATTTCTGACTATCAAAGCCTAAAGGAAAAAATCACAAAAATACTTTCCGGAGAATTCACTGGCAACTTACAGGCATTTTGCGATGCTTTATCGGGATCTGTCAATAAAATATGTACAGAACTGTATAGCTTATATCTTTCAGCGGTTCAAAGTAAAGATCGGACGTCCAAAAAAGATCAACTTCATTTTTATAGGAATTTATCCAGCCAAATGGAAGAACTCATCTGGCTTATTAGCGTCTTATCACCAGCAAACCTTAGTGAGGATAACATCGTTCCCCTATCAATCTACCTGCCACAAAGATCACAACTCCGGAAAAAAACCGTAGCTTAAAAAAGCTACTACCGCATCTGGATGCCCATGCAAAACCCATTATCGAAATTGTACAATCAGCTGTTTACCATCAGCTCAGGCCGGGCAATGCTGTAAGCTACCGAATGCTTAATTATATAGATGAACTTCTGGACACCATTTTTGGAGCGGAAGAAAATTCGCCAGGAACTGACATCAACTACCGCCTTCACATTAAGCTCATCGCTTACAATTTCAACCATCCCAAATACATCGCTTACTGCAATGGCATGCTTGAAGAAAAATTCAATGATCTACCGGAATCAGAAAAAATAGTGAAATATAGCTGGTATGAAAAGGAACTCAGAAGAATTATACCCGTACCTAACAAGGCATTTTTCACCCACCTCCCTGCTGCCCAACAGTCCTTGCAGATATATGTTACAGAGGAAATAACTTACCTAAAGTTACTTACTGCCATCCCAACTTCATCCAACACCGATAAGATACGCCTGAACCTGGGCGTAAGTGAAGCCAGTCTACTTTTATTAGGTCTTTCTGAAAATGCCGTGGTCGATGAACCGAACTGGTTACGATTTGCTCATAAAATATCCCGATTCTTTTCTACAGTGGGCGCAGAACACATATCACCCGAAAGTGTTAGATCGAATGGTTTCCGCCACAAACCCCAGACGGTAGTATCCCTCATCAATAAACTTTTAGCCGTCATAACCTGGTTACGCAGTAAGTAACTCCTTCACTAACACATTGCTTTTCAACAGGACGAAGGGTACCGGTACCCGTTACTCTCGGAAGGCGCCGACGTTTGATGCTTCTTGCATCAAATGAAGCGTTATGACAGTAGAAAACGACATCCAATTTCCTAGTCTACCAGAAAATGATATGCCGAATGCAGACGTACTTTCCCTGCAGGCATATACCGACAAGGCCTCCCTCACCTTGAACAACCTGCTCAATCAACGATCGCAAGTTAGAGGCGTCGAGCAACAGCTATCACTATTCAAAAAGATATACCCTACCGCTTTCGCAGCAATGCTTGCCGGTCGAAAAGCAATCGACTTCATTGTATTTCTTCCCCCGTGGACCAGCAAAGACAATATATTGCCGATACCCTCCATGAAATCACTGCATACCGTCGACAGCATCCAGAGGCGTATCGCTACTTCACCCTCTCCAGCACTACACAGGATGAACAATTGTTTATTCCACCTACCAATGGAGCACCGATGTTCTTATATGACTGGATGGTTCCTCACCTGCCGTTTACGCCCTATACATTTCACTTTGCCAACTTTCTGGCTGGCAAATGGCTTACTGACTGGATTGAACAATACTTTACGCACCCACCTTCACTCCAACAACGCCACGCACCGCTCAAATGGACAGGAACTCTGGCTGCATTAACCGAAATGATCTATGCACTAAACGAAATGGGTGTTTTAGGGTCAGGCAGGCAGGAAATAAATAAGGTAAAAGTCGCCTTCGAAAAGTTCTTCAACACATCTATCGGAAATATTTACAAAAGCTATGAGCACAATAGGATCAGAAAAAAAGCCGAACGCCATTTCTTGATGCCATGAAAGCCGCGCTGACACGCAGGATGGAGGAAGATGATGAAAACGCATTGTAAATTCTTTTTGCCACATGGAGAGAAGTGGTAAAAATCGCTTTTCTGCAAATGCATATTTGCATTATAACAATGACACTAAATCTTCTTTATGACATCATTTATTCTTCTCACCTTCTCCTGGAGCCACTTCGCGCTCATTTCAAGTCTGGCCTGCTTTGGCTGGATCGCATGGACCTTCAAAGATGAAATTCTTGGCAAAGGGCCTCCG
Above is a genomic segment from Chitinophaga pollutisoli containing:
- a CDS encoding relaxase/mobilization nuclease domain-containing protein, with product MVARIIFGKQVGKAIRYNENKVQEKIATCLQANGIGWNDTTLSAQAKERFFQDLTSRNQGANTNALHISLNFHPSEKDRLTDNLLQEIVARYMEGIGFGDQPFLVYRHTDTHHPHVHIVTTNIRYDGTQINTQWIRQRKSEPTRMFLEKEYGLIPASGRVVDTLLPFQALEDPAMEYGESELKAKISNIVRDVVNTYQFTSLQEFNAILEQYNVYADGGAPNSKLDLTEGLVFWEMNRFREKLGKGIKASIIYGKPTKEKLTELYEIKKSRRSKFKARLVRVVDDAIAAARNQEQFAELLATAKVQVKFHLTEKGDPFGITFIDNLTRCVFKGSDLKKGYSAKKILEKITSTVNEQQQYNFLLLQKVLGSTDFANKPETILRSWRRQGLKLVKIQQKSSTKYLAGYYSLPPESFTALPETVQKWLRSHEPNMIDNSTSGKTKSVFNNADFMLEVPASFLSLLEQHTASYGFLLDPVYAHSSMPRELLQEARKKKKKKRR
- a CDS encoding YWFCY domain-containing protein; amino-acid sequence: MNTGENEQGLRTVTDLIRKGSIIMLAIHCYFFCYQAFFEWGLTAKISDKVLDGFSPYQVFNNIHLSKLFVLILLFLSALGSKGKKDEKINKGAVISLLICGCVLFFGSTIFIYLSMPSKVTAVWYMIFTTTGFFLCLSGGARLSRLVKIKLRKDIFNLENESFPQDEVLRFNEYSINIPAVYRWKGKMRSSFINIINPFRACLITGVPGSR
- a CDS encoding type IV secretory system conjugative DNA transfer family protein, producing MFCYDFKLPDLSIIVYNALLKNKHKYAKEPSFYVINFDDLSHSHRCNPLDPRMMSDITDAAESSRSILIGLNKQWASKVGDFFVESPINFLTAVIWFLREYEGGKYCTLPHVIELLSVDYRDLFPILGTVETLSTYLSPFLTAYLNRAMEQLEGQIASAKIGLARLSSPQLYYVLSGDDFTLDLNNPDDPKIICCGNNPLKIQTYGAVLSLYANRMLKLVNRKGQLKSSLIFDEYPTVYLPLDTCVATARSNLVSVTIAVQSVEQLRKDYGKEQAEVITSICGNIISGQSTGDTAKLVSERIGKIVQERESVSINRTDTSFSRNTQLDFAVPSSRISMLTSGEVAGLVADNPDEVIEHKAFHCSIQNDHAAIKLETDNYKPLPKIRDVSPLEVHNNYIRIKNDIVDIVTSTIDRIKGDPNLAHLLIVDEEDNK
- a CDS encoding RteC domain-containing protein, which produces MDQQRQYIADTLHEITAYRRQHPEAYRYFTLSSTTQDEQLFIPPTNGAPMFLYDWMVPHLPFTPYTFHFANFLAGKWLTDWIEQYFTHPPSLQQRHAPLKWTGTLAALTEMIYALNEMGVLGSGRQEINKVKVAFEKFFNTSIGNIYKSYEHNRIRKKAERHFLMP